The Manis javanica isolate MJ-LG chromosome 6, MJ_LKY, whole genome shotgun sequence genome contains a region encoding:
- the WDR86 gene encoding WD repeat-containing protein 86 isoform X6, whose amino-acid sequence MLGRLSIAGRSLLVPHLAGTMGGGGSALRVCADHRGGINWLSLSPDGQRLLTGSEDGTARLWSTADGQCCALLQGHESYVTFCQLEDEAAFTCSADRTIRKWDVLNGQCLQVFRGHTSIVNRILVAKNQLFSSSYDRTARAWSIDKGQVSREFRGHRNCVLTLAYSAPWDLPRAPCSEEAVAGGLLVTGSTDGTAKVWQVASGCCHQTLRGHTGAVLCLALDTPGHTAFTGSTDGTIRSWDILSGEQLRVFQEHQGSVICLELVNQHVYSGSADRTVKCWVADTGEPVRTFTAHRHSVSALKYHAGTRRGPERTARAELRPCTAGCRPEGAAPVSPRTVDNQKDNGVFTGCGDARARAFDAQSGALQRVFRGHAFVINCIQVGRRHPGSSAARSAGAPVPREDGGRWAGRTPPDGPGVAVPADARPGRRARGRSGGAAGQRGGLLRLCPQVHGQVLYTASHDGALRLWDVRGLPAPRPVGPKRSLSRLFSNKVGCADAAPLQPA is encoded by the exons ATGCTGGGGCGCCTCTCCATAGCGGGGCGCAGCCTCCTCGTGCCCCACCTGGCTGGCACGATGGGGGGCGGAGGGTCGGCCCTGAGGGTCTGCGCTGACCACCGCGGGGGCATCAACTGGCTCAGTCTGAGCCCTGACGGGCAGCGTCTGCTGACGGGCAGCGAGGACGGCACAGCCCGGCTCTGGAGCACCGCGGACGGCCAGTGCTGTGCGCTCCTGCAAG GGCACGAGAGCTACGTGACCTTCTGCCAGCTGGAGGATGAGGCTGCCTTCACGTGCAGCGCCGACCGCACCATCAGGAAGTGGGACGTGCTCAACGGGCAGTGCCTGCAGGTGTTCCGAGGACACACATCCATTGTGAACAG GATCCTGGTtgccaagaaccagctcttcagcAGCTCCTATGACCGGACAGCTCGTGCCTGGAGTATAGACAAGGGTCAGGTGTCCCGGGAGTTCCGGGGCCACCGCAACTGTGTGCTGACCCTAGCCTATTCTGCCCCCTGGGACCTCCCTAGGGCTCCCTGCTCAGAGGAGGCCGTGGCCGGGGGGCTCCTGGTGACGGGCAGCACAGATGGCACGGCCAAGGTGTGGCAGGTGGCCAGTGGCTGCTGCCACCAGACGCTGCGGGGCCACACGGGCGCGGTGCTCTGCCTTGCGCTAGACACGCCAGGCCACACGGCCTTTACCGGCAGCACCGACGGCACCATCCGCTCCTGGGACATCCTGAGCGGGGAGCAGCTGCGGGTCTTCCAGGAGCACCAGGGCTCCGTCATCTGCCTGGAG ctcgTGAACCAGCACGTGTACTCAGGCAGTGCCGACAGGACAGTGAAGTGCTGGGTGGCAGACACAGGGGAGCCCGTGCGCACGTTCACGGCCCACAGGCACAGTGTCAGCGCCCTCAAGTACCATGCAGGCACCC GTAGAGGCCCCGAAAGGACAGCGCGGGCAGAGCTAAGGCCCTGCACAGCCGGCTGCAGACCGGAGGGCGCGGCCCCAGTATCGCCCCGAACCGTCGACAACCAGAAAGATAATGGAG TGTTCACCGGCTGCGGGGACGCCCGCGCGCGCGCCTTCGACGCCCAGTCCGGGGCGCTGCAGAGGGTGTTCCGCGGCCACGCCTTCGTCATCAACTGCATCCAGGTAGGCCGTCGGCATCCCGGGAGCAGCGCTGCCCGGAGCGCGGGGGCCCCCGTCCCACGTGAGGATGGAGGACGCTGGGCTGGGAGAACGCCACCAGACGGCCCAGGTGTTGCCGTTCCAGCCGATGCCCGGCCAGGCCGCCGTGCCAGGGGACGGAGTGGAGGGGCGGCGGGGCAGCGGGGTGGGCTCCTACGTCTGTGCCCGCAGGTACACGGCCAGGTGCTCTACACCGCCTCGCACGACGGCGCGCTGCGCCTCTGGGACGTCCGCGGGCTGCCGGCCCCGCGCCCAGTTGGCCCCAAGCGCAGTCTCTCCCGCCTCTTCAGCAACAAGGTGGGCTGCGCCGACGCCGCGCCCCTGCAGCCGGCCTGA
- the WDR86 gene encoding WD repeat-containing protein 86 isoform X1, giving the protein MLGRLSIAGRSLLVPHLAGTMGGGGSALRVCADHRGGINWLSLSPDGQRLLTGSEDGTARLWSTADGQCCALLQGHESYVTFCQLEDEAAFTCSADRTIRKWDVLNGQCLQVFRGHTSIVNRILVAKNQLFSSSYDRTARAWSIDKGQVSREFRGHRNCVLTLAYSAPWDLPRAPCSEEAVAGGLLVTGSTDGTAKVWQVASGCCHQTLRGHTGAVLCLALDTPGHTAFTGSTDGTIRSWDILSGEQLRVFQEHQGSVICLELVNQHVYSGSADRTVKCWVADTGEPVRTFTAHRHSVSALKYHAGTRRGPERTARAELRPCTAGCRPEGAAPVSPRTVDNQKDNGVFTGCGDARARAFDAQSGALQRVFRGHAFVINCIQQQGGLRRRRAPAAGLSPSTRGRGPPPARTACLPAGGGSLCPRAPRPQPAPSARPSSPGSSLALPTQGHQPHSPSPRSQAFPAERKRTFLQKAAEWQTVF; this is encoded by the exons ATGCTGGGGCGCCTCTCCATAGCGGGGCGCAGCCTCCTCGTGCCCCACCTGGCTGGCACGATGGGGGGCGGAGGGTCGGCCCTGAGGGTCTGCGCTGACCACCGCGGGGGCATCAACTGGCTCAGTCTGAGCCCTGACGGGCAGCGTCTGCTGACGGGCAGCGAGGACGGCACAGCCCGGCTCTGGAGCACCGCGGACGGCCAGTGCTGTGCGCTCCTGCAAG GGCACGAGAGCTACGTGACCTTCTGCCAGCTGGAGGATGAGGCTGCCTTCACGTGCAGCGCCGACCGCACCATCAGGAAGTGGGACGTGCTCAACGGGCAGTGCCTGCAGGTGTTCCGAGGACACACATCCATTGTGAACAG GATCCTGGTtgccaagaaccagctcttcagcAGCTCCTATGACCGGACAGCTCGTGCCTGGAGTATAGACAAGGGTCAGGTGTCCCGGGAGTTCCGGGGCCACCGCAACTGTGTGCTGACCCTAGCCTATTCTGCCCCCTGGGACCTCCCTAGGGCTCCCTGCTCAGAGGAGGCCGTGGCCGGGGGGCTCCTGGTGACGGGCAGCACAGATGGCACGGCCAAGGTGTGGCAGGTGGCCAGTGGCTGCTGCCACCAGACGCTGCGGGGCCACACGGGCGCGGTGCTCTGCCTTGCGCTAGACACGCCAGGCCACACGGCCTTTACCGGCAGCACCGACGGCACCATCCGCTCCTGGGACATCCTGAGCGGGGAGCAGCTGCGGGTCTTCCAGGAGCACCAGGGCTCCGTCATCTGCCTGGAG ctcgTGAACCAGCACGTGTACTCAGGCAGTGCCGACAGGACAGTGAAGTGCTGGGTGGCAGACACAGGGGAGCCCGTGCGCACGTTCACGGCCCACAGGCACAGTGTCAGCGCCCTCAAGTACCATGCAGGCACCC GTAGAGGCCCCGAAAGGACAGCGCGGGCAGAGCTAAGGCCCTGCACAGCCGGCTGCAGACCGGAGGGCGCGGCCCCAGTATCGCCCCGAACCGTCGACAACCAGAAAGATAATGGAG TGTTCACCGGCTGCGGGGACGCCCGCGCGCGCGCCTTCGACGCCCAGTCCGGGGCGCTGCAGAGGGTGTTCCGCGGCCACGCCTTCGTCATCAACTGCATCCAG CAACAAGGTGGGCTGCGCCGACGCCGCGCCCCTGCAGCCGGCCTGAGCCCATCCACCCGCGGACGCGGACCCCCGCCCGCCCGGAcggcctgcctgcctgcaggTGGAGGAAGCCTGTGCCCTCGGGCACCGCGGCCCCAGCCCGCCCCTTCCGCCAGGCCCAGCTCACCGGGCTCATCCCTGGCCCTCCCGACTCAGGGTCACCAGCCCCACAGCCCGAGCCCCAGAAGCCAGGCCTTTCCTGCTGAGAGGAAACGGACGTTTCTTCAAAAAGCTGCTGAGTGGCAGACTGTATTTTAG
- the WDR86 gene encoding WD repeat-containing protein 86 isoform X4 — translation MLGRLSIAGRSLLVPHLAGTMGGGGSALRVCADHRGGINWLSLSPDGQRLLTGSEDGTARLWSTADGQCCALLQGHESYVTFCQLEDEAAFTCSADRTIRKWDVLNGQCLQVFRGHTSIVNRILVAKNQLFSSSYDRTARAWSIDKGQVSREFRGHRNCVLTLAYSAPWDLPRAPCSEEAVAGGLLVTGSTDGTAKVWQVASGCCHQTLRGHTGAVLCLALDTPGHTAFTGSTDGTIRSWDILSGEQLRVFQEHQGSVICLELVNQHVYSGSADRTVKCWVADTGEPVRTFTAHRHSVSALKYHAGTRRGPERTARAELRPCTAGCRPEGAAPVSPRTVDNQKDNGVFTGCGDARARAFDAQSGALQRVFRGHAFVINCIQVHGQVLYTASHDGALRLWDVRGLPAPRPVGPKRSLSRLFSNKVGCADAAPLQPA, via the exons ATGCTGGGGCGCCTCTCCATAGCGGGGCGCAGCCTCCTCGTGCCCCACCTGGCTGGCACGATGGGGGGCGGAGGGTCGGCCCTGAGGGTCTGCGCTGACCACCGCGGGGGCATCAACTGGCTCAGTCTGAGCCCTGACGGGCAGCGTCTGCTGACGGGCAGCGAGGACGGCACAGCCCGGCTCTGGAGCACCGCGGACGGCCAGTGCTGTGCGCTCCTGCAAG GGCACGAGAGCTACGTGACCTTCTGCCAGCTGGAGGATGAGGCTGCCTTCACGTGCAGCGCCGACCGCACCATCAGGAAGTGGGACGTGCTCAACGGGCAGTGCCTGCAGGTGTTCCGAGGACACACATCCATTGTGAACAG GATCCTGGTtgccaagaaccagctcttcagcAGCTCCTATGACCGGACAGCTCGTGCCTGGAGTATAGACAAGGGTCAGGTGTCCCGGGAGTTCCGGGGCCACCGCAACTGTGTGCTGACCCTAGCCTATTCTGCCCCCTGGGACCTCCCTAGGGCTCCCTGCTCAGAGGAGGCCGTGGCCGGGGGGCTCCTGGTGACGGGCAGCACAGATGGCACGGCCAAGGTGTGGCAGGTGGCCAGTGGCTGCTGCCACCAGACGCTGCGGGGCCACACGGGCGCGGTGCTCTGCCTTGCGCTAGACACGCCAGGCCACACGGCCTTTACCGGCAGCACCGACGGCACCATCCGCTCCTGGGACATCCTGAGCGGGGAGCAGCTGCGGGTCTTCCAGGAGCACCAGGGCTCCGTCATCTGCCTGGAG ctcgTGAACCAGCACGTGTACTCAGGCAGTGCCGACAGGACAGTGAAGTGCTGGGTGGCAGACACAGGGGAGCCCGTGCGCACGTTCACGGCCCACAGGCACAGTGTCAGCGCCCTCAAGTACCATGCAGGCACCC GTAGAGGCCCCGAAAGGACAGCGCGGGCAGAGCTAAGGCCCTGCACAGCCGGCTGCAGACCGGAGGGCGCGGCCCCAGTATCGCCCCGAACCGTCGACAACCAGAAAGATAATGGAG TGTTCACCGGCTGCGGGGACGCCCGCGCGCGCGCCTTCGACGCCCAGTCCGGGGCGCTGCAGAGGGTGTTCCGCGGCCACGCCTTCGTCATCAACTGCATCCAG GTACACGGCCAGGTGCTCTACACCGCCTCGCACGACGGCGCGCTGCGCCTCTGGGACGTCCGCGGGCTGCCGGCCCCGCGCCCAGTTGGCCCCAAGCGCAGTCTCTCCCGCCTCTTCAGCAACAAGGTGGGCTGCGCCGACGCCGCGCCCCTGCAGCCGGCCTGA
- the WDR86 gene encoding WD repeat-containing protein 86 isoform X2, which produces MLGRLSIAGRSLLVPHLAGTMGGGGSALRVCADHRGGINWLSLSPDGQRLLTGSEDGTARLWSTADGQCCALLQGHESYVTFCQLEDEAAFTCSADRTIRKWDVLNGQCLQVFRGHTSIVNRILVAKNQLFSSSYDRTARAWSIDKGQVSREFRGHRNCVLTLAYSAPWDLPRAPCSEEAVAGGLLVTGSTDGTAKVWQVASGCCHQTLRGHTGAVLCLALDTPGHTAFTGSTDGTIRSWDILSGEQLRVFQEHQGSVICLELVNQHVYSGSADRTVKCWVADTGEPVRTFTAHRHSVSALKYHAGTLFTGCGDARARAFDAQSGALQRVFRGHAFVINCIQVGRRHPGSSAARSAGAPVPREDGGRWAGRTPPDGPGVAVPADARPGRRARGRSGGAAGQRGGLLRLCPQVHGQVLYTASHDGALRLWDVRGLPAPRPVGPKRSLSRLFSNKVGCADAAPLQPA; this is translated from the exons ATGCTGGGGCGCCTCTCCATAGCGGGGCGCAGCCTCCTCGTGCCCCACCTGGCTGGCACGATGGGGGGCGGAGGGTCGGCCCTGAGGGTCTGCGCTGACCACCGCGGGGGCATCAACTGGCTCAGTCTGAGCCCTGACGGGCAGCGTCTGCTGACGGGCAGCGAGGACGGCACAGCCCGGCTCTGGAGCACCGCGGACGGCCAGTGCTGTGCGCTCCTGCAAG GGCACGAGAGCTACGTGACCTTCTGCCAGCTGGAGGATGAGGCTGCCTTCACGTGCAGCGCCGACCGCACCATCAGGAAGTGGGACGTGCTCAACGGGCAGTGCCTGCAGGTGTTCCGAGGACACACATCCATTGTGAACAG GATCCTGGTtgccaagaaccagctcttcagcAGCTCCTATGACCGGACAGCTCGTGCCTGGAGTATAGACAAGGGTCAGGTGTCCCGGGAGTTCCGGGGCCACCGCAACTGTGTGCTGACCCTAGCCTATTCTGCCCCCTGGGACCTCCCTAGGGCTCCCTGCTCAGAGGAGGCCGTGGCCGGGGGGCTCCTGGTGACGGGCAGCACAGATGGCACGGCCAAGGTGTGGCAGGTGGCCAGTGGCTGCTGCCACCAGACGCTGCGGGGCCACACGGGCGCGGTGCTCTGCCTTGCGCTAGACACGCCAGGCCACACGGCCTTTACCGGCAGCACCGACGGCACCATCCGCTCCTGGGACATCCTGAGCGGGGAGCAGCTGCGGGTCTTCCAGGAGCACCAGGGCTCCGTCATCTGCCTGGAG ctcgTGAACCAGCACGTGTACTCAGGCAGTGCCGACAGGACAGTGAAGTGCTGGGTGGCAGACACAGGGGAGCCCGTGCGCACGTTCACGGCCCACAGGCACAGTGTCAGCGCCCTCAAGTACCATGCAGGCACCC TGTTCACCGGCTGCGGGGACGCCCGCGCGCGCGCCTTCGACGCCCAGTCCGGGGCGCTGCAGAGGGTGTTCCGCGGCCACGCCTTCGTCATCAACTGCATCCAGGTAGGCCGTCGGCATCCCGGGAGCAGCGCTGCCCGGAGCGCGGGGGCCCCCGTCCCACGTGAGGATGGAGGACGCTGGGCTGGGAGAACGCCACCAGACGGCCCAGGTGTTGCCGTTCCAGCCGATGCCCGGCCAGGCCGCCGTGCCAGGGGACGGAGTGGAGGGGCGGCGGGGCAGCGGGGTGGGCTCCTACGTCTGTGCCCGCAGGTACACGGCCAGGTGCTCTACACCGCCTCGCACGACGGCGCGCTGCGCCTCTGGGACGTCCGCGGGCTGCCGGCCCCGCGCCCAGTTGGCCCCAAGCGCAGTCTCTCCCGCCTCTTCAGCAACAAGGTGGGCTGCGCCGACGCCGCGCCCCTGCAGCCGGCCTGA
- the WDR86 gene encoding WD repeat-containing protein 86 isoform X3 yields the protein MLGRLSIAGRSLLVPHLAGTMGGGGSALRVCADHRGGINWLSLSPDGQRLLTGSEDGTARLWSTADGQCCALLQGHESYVTFCQLEDEAAFTCSADRTIRKWDVLNGQCLQVFRGHTSIVNRILVAKNQLFSSSYDRTARAWSIDKGQVSREFRGHRNCVLTLAYSAPWDLPRAPCSEEAVAGGLLVTGSTDGTAKVWQVASGCCHQTLRGHTGAVLCLALDTPGHTAFTGSTDGTIRSWDILSGEQLRVFQEHQGSVICLELVNQHVYSGSADRTVKCWVADTGEPVRTFTAHRHSVSALKYHAGTLFTGCGDARARAFDAQSGALQRVFRGHAFVINCIQQQGGLRRRRAPAAGLSPSTRGRGPPPARTACLPAGGGSLCPRAPRPQPAPSARPSSPGSSLALPTQGHQPHSPSPRSQAFPAERKRTFLQKAAEWQTVF from the exons ATGCTGGGGCGCCTCTCCATAGCGGGGCGCAGCCTCCTCGTGCCCCACCTGGCTGGCACGATGGGGGGCGGAGGGTCGGCCCTGAGGGTCTGCGCTGACCACCGCGGGGGCATCAACTGGCTCAGTCTGAGCCCTGACGGGCAGCGTCTGCTGACGGGCAGCGAGGACGGCACAGCCCGGCTCTGGAGCACCGCGGACGGCCAGTGCTGTGCGCTCCTGCAAG GGCACGAGAGCTACGTGACCTTCTGCCAGCTGGAGGATGAGGCTGCCTTCACGTGCAGCGCCGACCGCACCATCAGGAAGTGGGACGTGCTCAACGGGCAGTGCCTGCAGGTGTTCCGAGGACACACATCCATTGTGAACAG GATCCTGGTtgccaagaaccagctcttcagcAGCTCCTATGACCGGACAGCTCGTGCCTGGAGTATAGACAAGGGTCAGGTGTCCCGGGAGTTCCGGGGCCACCGCAACTGTGTGCTGACCCTAGCCTATTCTGCCCCCTGGGACCTCCCTAGGGCTCCCTGCTCAGAGGAGGCCGTGGCCGGGGGGCTCCTGGTGACGGGCAGCACAGATGGCACGGCCAAGGTGTGGCAGGTGGCCAGTGGCTGCTGCCACCAGACGCTGCGGGGCCACACGGGCGCGGTGCTCTGCCTTGCGCTAGACACGCCAGGCCACACGGCCTTTACCGGCAGCACCGACGGCACCATCCGCTCCTGGGACATCCTGAGCGGGGAGCAGCTGCGGGTCTTCCAGGAGCACCAGGGCTCCGTCATCTGCCTGGAG ctcgTGAACCAGCACGTGTACTCAGGCAGTGCCGACAGGACAGTGAAGTGCTGGGTGGCAGACACAGGGGAGCCCGTGCGCACGTTCACGGCCCACAGGCACAGTGTCAGCGCCCTCAAGTACCATGCAGGCACCC TGTTCACCGGCTGCGGGGACGCCCGCGCGCGCGCCTTCGACGCCCAGTCCGGGGCGCTGCAGAGGGTGTTCCGCGGCCACGCCTTCGTCATCAACTGCATCCAG CAACAAGGTGGGCTGCGCCGACGCCGCGCCCCTGCAGCCGGCCTGAGCCCATCCACCCGCGGACGCGGACCCCCGCCCGCCCGGAcggcctgcctgcctgcaggTGGAGGAAGCCTGTGCCCTCGGGCACCGCGGCCCCAGCCCGCCCCTTCCGCCAGGCCCAGCTCACCGGGCTCATCCCTGGCCCTCCCGACTCAGGGTCACCAGCCCCACAGCCCGAGCCCCAGAAGCCAGGCCTTTCCTGCTGAGAGGAAACGGACGTTTCTTCAAAAAGCTGCTGAGTGGCAGACTGTATTTTAG
- the WDR86 gene encoding WD repeat-containing protein 86 isoform X5: protein MLGRLSIAGRSLLVPHLAGTMGGGGSALRVCADHRGGINWLSLSPDGQRLLTGSEDGTARLWSTADGQCCALLQGHESYVTFCQLEDEAAFTCSADRTIRKWDVLNGQCLQVFRGHTSIVNRILVAKNQLFSSSYDRTARAWSIDKGQVSREFRGHRNCVLTLAYSAPWDLPRAPCSEEAVAGGLLVTGSTDGTAKVWQVASGCCHQTLRGHTGAVLCLALDTPGHTAFTGSTDGTIRSWDILSGEQLRVFQEHQGSVICLELVNQHVYSGSADRTVKCWVADTGEPVRTFTAHRHSVSALKYHAGTLFTGCGDARARAFDAQSGALQRVFRGHAFVINCIQVHGQVLYTASHDGALRLWDVRGLPAPRPVGPKRSLSRLFSNKVGCADAAPLQPA from the exons ATGCTGGGGCGCCTCTCCATAGCGGGGCGCAGCCTCCTCGTGCCCCACCTGGCTGGCACGATGGGGGGCGGAGGGTCGGCCCTGAGGGTCTGCGCTGACCACCGCGGGGGCATCAACTGGCTCAGTCTGAGCCCTGACGGGCAGCGTCTGCTGACGGGCAGCGAGGACGGCACAGCCCGGCTCTGGAGCACCGCGGACGGCCAGTGCTGTGCGCTCCTGCAAG GGCACGAGAGCTACGTGACCTTCTGCCAGCTGGAGGATGAGGCTGCCTTCACGTGCAGCGCCGACCGCACCATCAGGAAGTGGGACGTGCTCAACGGGCAGTGCCTGCAGGTGTTCCGAGGACACACATCCATTGTGAACAG GATCCTGGTtgccaagaaccagctcttcagcAGCTCCTATGACCGGACAGCTCGTGCCTGGAGTATAGACAAGGGTCAGGTGTCCCGGGAGTTCCGGGGCCACCGCAACTGTGTGCTGACCCTAGCCTATTCTGCCCCCTGGGACCTCCCTAGGGCTCCCTGCTCAGAGGAGGCCGTGGCCGGGGGGCTCCTGGTGACGGGCAGCACAGATGGCACGGCCAAGGTGTGGCAGGTGGCCAGTGGCTGCTGCCACCAGACGCTGCGGGGCCACACGGGCGCGGTGCTCTGCCTTGCGCTAGACACGCCAGGCCACACGGCCTTTACCGGCAGCACCGACGGCACCATCCGCTCCTGGGACATCCTGAGCGGGGAGCAGCTGCGGGTCTTCCAGGAGCACCAGGGCTCCGTCATCTGCCTGGAG ctcgTGAACCAGCACGTGTACTCAGGCAGTGCCGACAGGACAGTGAAGTGCTGGGTGGCAGACACAGGGGAGCCCGTGCGCACGTTCACGGCCCACAGGCACAGTGTCAGCGCCCTCAAGTACCATGCAGGCACCC TGTTCACCGGCTGCGGGGACGCCCGCGCGCGCGCCTTCGACGCCCAGTCCGGGGCGCTGCAGAGGGTGTTCCGCGGCCACGCCTTCGTCATCAACTGCATCCAG GTACACGGCCAGGTGCTCTACACCGCCTCGCACGACGGCGCGCTGCGCCTCTGGGACGTCCGCGGGCTGCCGGCCCCGCGCCCAGTTGGCCCCAAGCGCAGTCTCTCCCGCCTCTTCAGCAACAAGGTGGGCTGCGCCGACGCCGCGCCCCTGCAGCCGGCCTGA